One Ranitomeya variabilis isolate aRanVar5 chromosome 5, aRanVar5.hap1, whole genome shotgun sequence DNA window includes the following coding sequences:
- the LOC143774773 gene encoding uncharacterized protein LOC143774773, with protein sequence MDLWVRLSWLLVGLLCGPGFSSSQVRHRRQSDAWRRNYQPGWGSSRGLGQPVSGVGSSRGVGLSSSRVGSSRGNPWSNSVSGLGALRGAQSVPRWDGRYNGRDNLRDLAQSSPISVQCGEDRMVVMVNRDFYGNGKLVNPSDLTLGSCRPGQQTTDSTVVFDNGLQECGNSLEMTPDWLIYTSNLRYAPTTSSNIPIIRSNAAVVPVHCFYPRHGNVSSNAIKPTWTPFSTTVTSEERLAFSLQLMTSDFSAPSSILVFRLGEMLFIEASLEIQNHVPMILFVDRCVATITPDMNSRPSYDIISNNGCMMDSMEEDSSSVFVSPRPQANKIRFMVDAFRFTDSAASTIYITCTLRAADINQTPDPMNKACSYNKASNSWSPVEGSSGICQCCTTGNCATAGGQRTQWGSFSGRQRGFGKRDVGSHVEKHGTATLGPILVTGSKSNQVTGAGTLQASRMTAEREPLQLWVLVAIGSVTSVVVAVALTVAGKCLLKRSSHKESVQQWYKALLPPSPACVFCAAVRMELWVMWSCLLVVLFYGVGFGSSLVRQQRQSDAWWRNYQPGQGSSRGLGQSVPAVGSSRRNPWSPAQSIPSWDSRYTGRDHNLRELSLYSPISVQCGEDRMVVMVNRDFYGNGKLVNPSDLTLGSCKPGAQTTDSNVIFENGLQECGSALEMTPDWLIYTSLLNYSPTSSNVPITRSNPALVPILCYYPRHGNVSSNAIRPTWTPFSTTVTSEERLAFSLQLMTADFSAPSSVLVYTLGEMLYIEASLDIQNHVPMILFVDRCVATITPDVDSRPSYDIISNNGCMMDSMEEDSSSVFVSPRLQADKLRFMVDAFRFTDSDVSLIYITCTLRAADINQTPDPMNKACSYNKASSSWSSVEGSSGICQCCTTRNCATAAGQRTQWGSSSGRQRGFGKRDVGSRVEKHGMATLGPILVTGSKSNQITGAGILQASRMTAEHRPLQLWVLVAIGSVTSVVVAVTLTVAGKCLLKRFSHKESV encoded by the exons ATGGATTTGTGGGTTAGGTTGAGTTGGCTGTTAGTGGGTCTTCTCTGTGGACCAGGCTTCAGCAGTTCTCAGGTCAGACATCGGCGCCAGTCAGATGCTTGGAGGAGGAATTATCAGCCTGGATGGGGATCTTCTAGAGGACTTGGACAACCTGTGTCTGGAGTTGGATCTTCAAGAGGAGTTGGACTATCTTCCTCAAGAGTTGGCTCTTCTAGAGGAAATCCTTGGTCTAATTCTGTGTCTGGTTTGGGGGCTCTGAGAGGTGCTCAATCTGTACCTAGATGGGATGGCAGGTATAATGGAAGAGACAATCTCCGGGACCTTGCGCAATCCTCCCCCATCAGTGTGCAGTGTGGTGAGGACAggatggtggtgatggtgaacaGAGACTTCTATGGGAATGGTAAGCTGGTGAATCCCTcagacctgaccctgggctcctgcAGGCCGGGACAGCAGACTACAGATAGTACTGTGGTGTTTGACAATGGTCTTCAAGAATGTGGAAACAGTTTAGAG atgACCCCAGACTGGCTGATCTACACCTCCAACCTGCGCTACGCTCCCACTACTTCCAGCAATATCCCAATTATCAGGTCAAATGCTGCTGTGGTTCCTGTCCATTGCTTTTACCCAAG GCATGGTAATGTGAGCAGCAATGCAATCAAGCCAACATGGACTCCATTTAGTACCACGGTGACCTCAGAGGAAAGGCTGGCATTCTCCTTGCAGCTCATGACTT CTGATTTTAGTGCTCCCAGTTCAATACTAGTCTTCCGGTTGGGCGAGATGTTGTTCATAGAAGCCTCTCTGGAGATTCAGAACCAcgtccccatgatcctgtttgttgACCGTTGTGTGGCCACCATTACTCCAGATATGAACTCTAGACCCAGTTATGACATAATCTCCAACAATGG GTGTATGATGGACAGTATGGAAGAAGATTCCTCCTCAGTCTTTGTTTCACCAAGACCTCAAGCCAACAAAATCCGCTTCATGGTTGATGCCTTCAGGTTCACTGACAGTGCTGCTTCTACG ATCTACATCACATGTACCCTGAGAGCTGCTGACATCAACCAGACCCCTGATCCCATGAACAAGGCCTGCTCCTACAACAAGGCATCTAACAG TTGGTCACCTGTGGAAGGATCTAGTGGGATCTGCCAGTGCTGCACCACCGGGAACTGTGCTACTGCTGGCGGCCAGAGAACACAGTGGGGATCTTTCTCCGGAAGGCAAAGGGGATTTGGGAAGAGGGATGTTG GTTCTCATGTAGAGAAACATGGCACAGCCACCCTGGGTCCCATACTAGTGACTGGATCCAAGTCTAACCAGGTTACTGGAGCAGGAACCCTCCAAGCTTCCAGGATGACAGCAGAACGTGAACCTCTACAGCTGTGGGTGCTGGTGGCCATCGGATCTGTCACTTCAGTAGTTGTTGCTGTTGCTCTTACTGTGGCTGGAAAATGTCTTCTGAAAAGATCTTCTCACAAAGAATCTGTGCAGCAAT GGTATAAAGCTCTGCTCCCTCCATCTCCTGCTTGTGTGTTTTGTGCTGCAGTCAGGATGGAGCTGTGGGTCATGTGGAGTTGTCTACTAGTGGTTCTCTTCTATGGAGTAGGCTTTGGTAGCTCCTTGGTTAGGCAACAGCGCCAATCAGATGCTTGGTGGAGGAACTATCAGCCTGGTCAAGGATCTTCTAGAGGACTAGGGCAGTCTGTACCTGCAGTGGGCTCTTCTAGAAGAAACCCTTGGTCTCCTGCTCAGTCTATACCCAGTTGGGACAGCAGGTATACTGGAAGAGACCATAATCTCCGAGAGCTGTCTCTGTATTCCCCCATCAGTGTGCAGTGTGGTGAGGACCGGATGGTGGTGATGGTAAACAGAGACTTTTATGGCAATGGTAAACTGGTGAATCCCTCAGACCTGACCCTGGGGTCCTGTAAACCTGGAGCACAAACTACGGATTCCAATGTGATCTTTGAAAATGGTCTTCAAGAATGTGGTAGTGCTTTAGAG atGACTCCAGACTGGCTGATCTACACGAGCCTCTTGAACTACTCTCCTACTTCCAGCAATGTGCCCATCACCAGGTCCAACCCTGCTTTGGTTCCCATCCTTTGTTACTACCCCCG ACATGGCAATGTGAGCAGTAATGCCATCAGGCCGACATGGACTCCGTTCAGCACCACAGTGACCTCAGAGGAGAGGCTGGCTTTCTCCTTGCAGCTCATGACTG CGGACTTCAGTGCTCCATCTTCAGTATTGGTCTACACTCTTGGTGAGATGTTGTACATAGAAGCCTCTCTGGATATCCAGAACCACGTTCCCATGATCTTGTTTGTTGACCGTTGTGTGGCCACCATTACTCCTGATGTGGACTCTAGACCCAGTTACGACATAATCTCCAACAATGG GTGCATGATGGACAGCATGGAAGAAGATTCCTCCTCAGTCTTTGTTTCTCCAAGACTTCAAGCCGATAAGCTCCGTTTCATGGTTGATGCCTTCAGATTCACAGACAGTGACGTTTCTTTG ATCTACATTACCTGTACCCTGAGAGCTGCGGACATCAACCAGACTCCTGATCCCATGAACAAGGCCTGTTCCTACAACAAGGCATCTAGCAG TTGGTCATCTGTGGAAGGATCTAGTGGGATCTGCCAGTGCTGCACCACCAGGAACTGTGCTACTGCTGCCGGCCAGAGAACACAATGGGGATCATCCTCCGGAAGGCAAAGGGGATTTGGGAAGAGGGATGTTG GTTCTCGTGTTGAGAAACATGGCATGGCCACCCTGGGTCCCATACTAGTGACCGGATCCAAGTCTAACCAGATTACCGGAGCAGGAATCCTCCAAGCTTCCAGGATGACAGCAGAACATCGACCTCTACAGCTGTGGGTGCTGGTGGCCATCGGATCTGTCACTTCAGTAGTTGTTGCTGTTACTCTTACTGTGGCTGGGAAATGTCTTCTGAAAAGATTTTCCCACAAAGAATCTGTGtag